Proteins from one Rosa chinensis cultivar Old Blush chromosome 7, RchiOBHm-V2, whole genome shotgun sequence genomic window:
- the LOC112175334 gene encoding disease resistance response protein 206 produces MGVRNSIVLVSFMLLLALSSAFPKHKKQYKPCKNLVLYFHDIIYNGKNAANATSAIVAAPQGANLTILAPQFHFGNIAVFDDPITLDNNLHSKPVGRAQGMYIYDTKNTYTAWLGFTFSLNTTAYQGTINFIGADPLMIKTRDISVVGGTGDFFMHRGVATIMTDAYEGEVYFRLRVDINFYECW; encoded by the coding sequence ATGGGAGTTAGAAATTCTATTGTTCTTGTTTCCTTCATGTTGCTCCTTGCTTTATCTTCAGCCTTCCCTAAACATAAAAAACAGTACAAACCATGCAAAAACCTAGTGCTCTACTTCCATGACATTATTTACAATGGCAAGAACGCTGCCAATGCCACATCTGCAATTGTAGCAGCACCTCAAGGAGCCAACCTAACCATCTTGGCTCCCCAATTCCACTTCGGGAACATTGCTGTTTTCGATGACCCCATCACCCTTGACAACAATCTGCACTCAAAGCCTGTGGGCAGGGCACAAGGCATGTACATCTATGATACAAAGAATACTTACACCGCGTGGCTTGGGTTTACGTTTTCTTTGAACACCACAGCCTACCAGGGTACCATAAACTTCATCGGAGCTGATCCCCTTATGATAAAAACTAGAGATATATCCGTCGTGGGTGGCACCGGAGACTTTTTTATGCACCGGGGAGTAGCAACAATCATGACGGATGCGTATGAAGGTGAAGTATACTTCAGGCTCCGGGTTGACATCAACTTTTACGAGTGTTGGTAA